The following coding sequences are from one Rutidosis leptorrhynchoides isolate AG116_Rl617_1_P2 chromosome 11, CSIRO_AGI_Rlap_v1, whole genome shotgun sequence window:
- the LOC139876260 gene encoding uncharacterized protein has product MAIVPCKKMIAICQYGGDFETHDDGWMNYIGGEAYAVDLDDNTQLTDFKQEIAETIDSTVDGMIIKYFLPGNKKNLITVSKDKDFQRMVNYYKEADQLEVFIMKEAPPGKNVKKKQPARRPQKTPPKPDSALTIQTTPAPNNTISLNDTIDIETNTDITPSAVPISSSNAFPIVTNDHDQRIAAKQWENIITGVGQRFHSLAEFREALRKYSIAHAFNFVYKKNENQRVTVKCKAEGCQWRIHASKLSTTNLVCIKTMRPVHNCQGVYLNAPFRAKRSWVGNLIKEKVKESPKIKPKEIAIELKRDYGIDLNYSQARRAKEYAREQLLGSYKDAYSELPFFCEKIMETNQGSLATFSTKEDNSFHRLFVSFHASISGFLNGCRPLLFLDSTPLNSRYQGMLLTATAADGDDGAFPVAFAVVDEENPDNWRWFLSQLRVLIPTTGQITFVADFQKGIRESLREIFGGECFHAYCLGYLAEKLNKDLKGHFSHDARRLMVEDLYSAAHAPKLEAFEKFTEDIKAISPEAYDWVINSEPEHWANAFFGGLRYNHMTSNFGHLFYAWVSEANELPITQMIDELRGKMMQLIYTRRVESSQWMTRLTPSMEEKLKNEIIRARSVQVLRSHGSKFEVRYDETVDVVDIETWDCSCKGWLLSGLPCCHAIAVLESYGRSPYDHCSRYFLVETYQLTYADSIHPIPNVERVEDTETEGGLVLVTPPPTMRTPGRTKIRKVVAPGRIGPSDFLKRQLQCGKCKGLGHNKRSCKEGVEETALQTVAR; this is encoded by the exons ATGGCAATAGTTCCATGCAAGAAGATGATAGCAATATGCCAATATGGAGGTGATTTCGAAACTCATGATGACGGTTGGATGAATTATATTGGCGGTGAGGCGTATGCCGTTGATCTTGATGACAATACCCAACTGACTGACTTCAAACAAGAGATAGCTGAAACTATCGATTCTACTGTCGATGGGATGATCATTAAGTACTTtttacctgggaacaagaagaatcTTATTACTGTATCGAAAGATAAGGACTTTCAACGAATGGTGAATTACTACAAAGAAGCTGATCAGCTCGAGGTTTTTATAATGAAAGAAGCACCGCCTGGGAAAAACGTTAAGAAAAAGCAGCCGGCTCGtag GCCACAGAAGACACCACCAAAGCCGGATTCAGCTTTAACAATACAAACAACCCCTGCACCAAATAATACAATCTCGCTTAACGATACCATCGACATCGAAACGAACACCGACATCACTCCGTCTGCTGTTCCAATCTCCTCTTCGAATGCATTCCCAATTGTCACCAATGATCACGATCAACGAATTGCTGCAAAACAATGGGAAAATATCATAACCGGGGTCGGCCAAAGATTCCATTCGTTAGCCGAGTTTCGCGAAGCCTTAAGGAAATACTCAATCGCACACGCGTTCAACTTCGTGTACAAAAAGAACGAGAATCAACGAGTAACTGTTAAATGTAAAGCTGAGGGTTGTCAGTGGCGTATTCACGCGTCGAAACTTTCAACCACAAATTTAGTTTGTATTAAAACGATGAGGCCCGTTCATAATTGTCAAGGAGTTTATTTAAACGCCCCGTTTCGTGCTAAACGAAGCTGGGTAGGGAATCTTATTAAAGAGAAAGTTAAAGAATCACCTAAAATCAAGCCTAAAGAGATTGCGATCGAGCTTAAACGGGATTACGGGATCGATTTGAATTATTCACAAGCGAGACGTGCTAAAGAGTACGCGCGTGAACAACTTTTGGGATCGTATAAAGACGCGTATAGTGAATTACCCTTTTTTTGTGAAAAGATAATGGAAACGAATCAAGGTAGTCTTGCTACTTTTAGTACGAAAGAGGATAATAGTTTTCACCGTTTGTTTGTTTCTTTTCACGCCTCGATATCGGGCTTTTTAAACGGTTGTCGACCCCTTTTGTTTCTCGATAGCACACCATTAAATTCCCGATACCAAGGAATGTTATTGACTGCAACTGCAGCTGACGGTGATGACGGGGCGTTCCCGGTTGCGTTTGCGGTTGTTGATGAGGAAAACCCCGATAATTGGCGTTGGTTTTTAAGTCAACTCAGGGTATTGATCCCGACAACTGGTCAAATCACGTTCGTTGCTGATTTTCAAAAGGGTATACGAGAGTCTTTACGAGAAATATTTGGCGGGGAGTGTTTTCATGCTTATTGTCTCGGGTACTTGGCCGAAAAGCTCAATAAAGACTTAAAAGGACATTTCTCGCACGATGCACGTCGGTTAATGGTTGAAGATTTGTATTCGGCTGCACACGCCCCAAAACTTGAAGCTTTTGAAAAGTTCACCGAAGACATTAAAGCCATTTCTCCCGAAGCTTATGATTGGGTTATAAATAGCGAACCCGAACACTGGGCGAACGCGTTTTTCGGCGGGTTGAGATATAACCATATGACGTCTAATTTCGGGCATCTTTTTTACGCGTGGGTATCAGAAGCAAACGAGTTACCGATAACCCAAATGATCGATGAATTAAGGGGTAAAATGATGCAATTGATTTACACACGAAGAGTTGAATCGAGTCAATGGATGACTAGGTTAACACCTTCGATGGAAGAAAAGTTAAAGAACGAGATCATTAGGGCTCGATCGGTTCAAGTTTTAAGGTCGCACGGGAGTAAATTTGAGGTTCGATACGATGAAACGGTTGATGTtgttgatatcgagacatgggattGTAGTTGTAAAGGGTGGTTGCTTAGTGGGTTACCTTGTTGCCATGCGATTGCGGTTTTGGAATCGTATGGGCGGAGCCCGTATGATCATTGTTCGAGATATTTTCTTGTTGAGACTTATCAGTTGACTTATGCTGATTCGATTCACCCGATACCGAATGTTGAACGGGTTGAGGATACTGAAACCGAGGGTGGTTTGGTTCTTGTTACACCGCCACCGACTATGAGGACACCGGGTCGGACCAAAATTAGGAAGGTTGTTGCACCGGGTCGGATCGGACCGTCTGACTTTCTTAAACGACAACTCCAATGTGGCAAATGTAAAGGGCTTGGTCACAATAAGAGATCATGCAA GGAAGGAGTTGAAGAAACTGCCCTGCAAACAGTTGCAAGATGA